The Labrus bergylta chromosome 14, fLabBer1.1, whole genome shotgun sequence region gcctgtttacctcgttacagtctgtttacctgttgcagacgttacagcccgTTTACCTGTTGCATACGTTACAGCGTGGTTTCTAATTACCAagaattgtgtttgtgtgtttcaggctgtTTTGCGTTCTGTTGTTGTCCCTGCTTTGCCTGTATCACCTCTAAAGCACTCGGtcagtgtctctgtctccccctgctTGACATCTGCGGCGCCTGCACCTGCCCCATCACCATGTCCATGAGGGTCTCTGTACGCCACCGCTATGGCATCAGAGTGAGTACAGAACTGTTCATCtatattcagtgtgtgtgtttatcctgacacctttgtgtgtgtgtgtgtgtgtgtgtgtgtgtgtgtgtgtgtgtgtgtgtgtgtgttcagggcaGCCTGTGCACAGACTGTGTGTGCTCCGTCTTCTGTCAATCCTGCGTCTGGTGTCAGATCTCcagagagatgaagagcagGGAACTTCCCGCGGTGCTGGGTGACATCATCAGCCGCTGATGACATCATGGCTTTAACATCGTTGCCTCCTGTCCATCCTCGTACATATCGACGAGCTCTTTAATGTTTAGATAACTCATGTTTGACTTCATGTGTGAATGACTGtgattgtttaaatgtttcctgacttcatgtttgtgtttatttattttaaagtatttttatttctttgattttgCAACACTTATTTCATTTAtcctgaaatgtaataaaacacttCCTGAAGGTGTCCTATGAGTTTATGATCCTGCAGCGTGGCGAGGAGGCGGACGTTTCATATCGAGGatctgtgtgtttatatcatttgtttttaacGGTAAAAAGAGAATTGAGTGTTAAGTTTCTCCACATGTCTCTCAACTGTTCATCTCCTTCCACTGGTTCAGTTACAGCACGCATCAAatgtaaaactctgctgctcgcttacaaacgTCTCCTCCGTCCctaaactctctgatccaggtctacgcTCACTCCCGCCCTCTACGCTccgccaatgaaaggcgtctcgAGATCCAACGAGAgattcacaacagggtcctgaGTCTCTAATTAGATTCTTATCCTCTGTCGCCCctcggtggtggaacgaactaccaaattaatttgatctgcagagttcCTTTGCACCTTtgagaaaaagctaaagacccacgaacacctacgaccttaatcGTGCTGCAAAAAAATTGTTCTGTGCTATGAATGATTTACGTCATCACACAGGTGCACCTCCATTACAGCAGCAGTATCAGATAATCAGgtgttttaaactgtttatCAAAACgatttatatttatatgcacatatttctgctgctttattctacaattctataattctacaattcactttgATTCACTTTTAtgcaaagcgacatacatcagagagtaagtacaacacaagcaaggatctagaaaaaaaggaacaatgtcagtaagagcaaatgatcagctttgagtccgattggacacacaggtgctgacaggaagtgaccagaggcagagcacaacattgagggcagttcttgagagctctaatcaatatagaaaccatcttataagtcatcgttatcaaacaaaaaccatcgtcattaccatcatcatcatcaataatatcgagaccatcatcattaagttagtaggtattcatgaaagagctgggtctttagctttttcttaaaggtgcagagggactctgcagattgaatggagtttggaagttcattccaccaccgggggtgacagaggagaagagtctagtcagagacttaggaccctgttgtgaaggttggatcagacacctttcattggcagagcgtagtgggcaggagggagtgtagacctggattatagagtttaggtaaggaggagctgtttttgacgctgttttgtaagcgagcagcagagttttaaatttgatgcgagcagtaactgggagccagtgtaaggagatgaacagcagagtgacgtgtgctcttttaggaaggttgaagaccagtcgtgctgctgcattttgtatcatctgcagaggtttgatagtatgtatgtatgtaggaagacctgccagtagagagttgcaatagtcgatgtgtgatatcacaagagcctgtaccaggagctgtgtaggtaaggtctgatcttcctgatgttgtacagggcaaatcgacaatcgaggctacttgaatcttaaaagttagctggtcatcaatcatgacacccaggttccaggCAAactttggttgttccaagctggatattgatctgtggttgcatagagggactggctgggataacaaggagctcagtctttaaaagattgagttgaaggtggcgttcattcatccatttagagatatcagcaaggcatgacgaGATTCTTGctgagactgtaacatcgtctggtggGAATGACGGGAAgtggtatcgtcagcatagcagtggtatgagaagccatgagagcagATTATTGAATCaaatggagaagagaaggggaccaagcactgacccttgaggtacccctgtggataagctgtgcgctttggacacttctcccttccacgacactctaaaggatcgcccagaaAGGTAGGACAtcaaccagcagagggcagatcctgagacgccaagttcagagagcatGGAtcggaggatttgatggttgactgtgtcaaaggcagcagacaggtctagcagtaatagaactgaggactgacccgcagctctggcagctcgtagcgattctgttactgacagtaatgcagtttcagtagagtggccccacttaaagcctgactgatttgggtcaaacagatcgtttctggacagaaactcagagacttgcttaaagactgtgctcaagtatttttgacagagagggcagaagagaaaccggtctgtagttttcaacctgggctgggtttagtgtgggttttttgagcagaggggtgacccgagcttgcttgaatgcggtggggaacacacccgttgacagagaggagttgatgatatgcttaagtgcagcattaagcagagaggaaatggtctgcaggaggcttgatggtattgggtccagaggacaggtggtgggccgagagtctagcacaagcttagagatttcatcctcagtcagagaggagaatgagtcgagtgaggcacttttggttggtgcctttgggctgagttgggcagaaaactggttactgatggttgcaaccttttcagtaaaatacgaggcaaacatgtctggtgtgaacagatcggagggtggaggaggaggtggttgaagcagtgagttaaaagcagaaaacatttttcttgtgtctgtggcattgcatatcttgatctgataatatgttgtcttggccgtttttaggctggaggagaatgagacaagtctttgcttatagtcattgaggtcagcggactgtttggatttttgccattttctctctgctgacctcagccctgctctttgctctcttatgacttcCGTGAGCCATGGGCTAGGGTGGGTTTTGCGAGCGagtttggacaccagagggcagagcttgttcagagatgaggctagtgtggagcagagtgtgtctgtagcctcgtctgtagagagtgcggtaaagaccttttgggcaggcatggcagccattacctCATTAGACAGCTGAGTTGGCTTGAGCGATCGCATGTTTTGGTGGTATGACACCATTTGTGGCTGTGCCTGAGGGAGTTCCGGCaaggagattgtgaattgaataaagaagtggtctgatagatgcagaggggtgacagtcaggtttgctgtcgAGCAGTTCCGAATCAGGATTAAATTAAGAGTGTTGCCTgctttgtgggtaggaggagttggGACCTGCGTGAGGTTAAATGAGGATAGGagagcaaggaagtctgttgcctgggctttatcagAGTGTATATTCATGTCTCCCATTACAATCAGTAGTGTGccatcatcagggatttctgagagtagcatgtccagttccacaacaaaatcattcagattacaccctggtgggcggtaaataatagcaatgtacattttaataggagcagtaaccaagattgtgtgatattcaaatgaggagttgttgctcagtgggaagagtttattgaatttccaggtattagaaatgaggatacctgtaccacctccacgtccaacagagcGGGGTTGTGTGGGGTTATTGTGTGTAGTGTAACTGTAACGAACGATTGTCCCCCTGAGGATTAATAAAGTCTTTCTGATTCTGTGCAGTCTGTTGTTATCCTCCGGTCCTCTGGGGGGGGCGCTGTTGTGTTCTGTATTGAgatgaacagaagaagaagaaagtccAACACGTGCGGCTTCCCCACAGACTGCTGGTTGTGTTAGCACTCGGAGAACTCAGATCGGAAACCATTCAACGTTTATCGATAATTATTTGATTAATTTGGATCCGAAATGACGAAGACGAAGAAGGAGAAGCTTCCGGTGGACGCAGAGGAGCCGGTGGCTGCGGACGGGACGGAGAGGTCGTACCAGGATCTGGTCGCTAACGTGAACCCGATCGCTCAACCTCTGGCCTCCAAAAAACTCAGCAAGAAGCTCTACAAATGCGTCAAAAAGGGTACAATGaaatcctcctctctgctgtccgTTCACTGTTTTATTCAGAGATCACCAAATCCCTTTTTAAATCTGCAGGTTTTTACTTTCTCCGGTGTGTTTGCAGACTTTCCGGCCGCAGCAGGTCGAGAGTTTGgattcatatttaatctttaGATTCTGCTGATTAATTCGGctcataattatttttaattaaaagccaTCATAGAGGTAGTGTTGCTATCAGCTGCTGCTCTGCGGGTTCATGTGATTTAAAGGAAACTGTTCCAAACTAGGTTTATAAAATAACGAGTTTAACTCTAGTTTGTTTGTTACagagtttttacactctgtatgTGATCAAATCAGATCTTGTATGAGTCGTTGGACTATCAATAATAATTGTGCTTACGTCATATCAATAATGAGATGTTGTCCTGAGTCCTGCATGCACAGAAACGCGTGGTGACGTCatactgatgatgatgtttattcTGTTGCAGCGGCCAAAGTGAAGAACATCCGCAGAGGAGTAAAAGAAGTTCAGAAGTTCATCAACAAAGGAGAGAAGGGGTGAGGCGGCCATGTTTGTCACATGTCATTAATCACATGCATGCTACACTGCAGGTGTAAACTAaccttaagtgtgtgtgtgtgtgcgcaggaTCGTGGTGTTGGCTGGAGACACGCTGCCCATCGACGTGTACTGTCACCTGCCCGTCATGTGCGAGGACAGGAGCATGCCGTACGCCTACATCCCCTCTAAAGTGGTGAGACAAACACACCTCTGGTCCAACCTGTGTTAGCGCTCTGCAGCAGATGAACTAACAATATCAAAATGTCATGATGTGATAATATTGAACATGGAGGAGGGCGATGAGACGGGTCACATGACCTAAACAAACACGTCACTCTCCATATCAGGGTTAAGCAAACACTTCCTGTATAGTATTGGGCATGGCTGGACCTTCTCCTCGCCGAGTGGCTTCTCGTGTTCCTCGTCGTCTAGGTCACCTCCGTGTCGGTGTCAGCatcttttccccccctctcatttctcaacacagaaacagaaacgcTTCCACACGGCGATTAAAAAGCAGCTGCAGCGTCTACAGCTTCGTCGCTGTCCTCCCTCACGTTTAACACAAGTTTTCGCTGAGCTGAGGCAGCGAGCGGATTACAAAGGATGTTGGTCTTCGTAGTTCCCACTTCCCTCCGCTCTCTCGCTGAGGCTCAAACAAAAGTCAAGCTATCGTTTCATACCGCCACAGGTCCACGCCGGTATCCAGACACTTTAGATCTCACGATGTCGTGAAATTGACGATACGGTTACATCCCTGCAAATTGCGTCTTTTTTAAAGTCAAGATTAATCAGCAAATTGTAACCACGTTTAAAATTCCAGTAATGAGCTTTTTAAAACCGTTTCCGTATCGATGACATGAATCAGTTCCTCCTGCTGTGTCGACGAGTGAATCAGACGAATgtgaagaatttttttttacgaAGTCGACTCTGAGATGAATTTATTAACGCCACGCTGCTGAACTAATGAGGTCCGAAAGGGTTAACGAGCGAACTGGCTTGCCCTATTTAACAGCAGTTTGTCGTAATGACCCGACTTTAATCGACGTCTGAGATCTCGCTCTGCGTCCCTTTCTTTGCCAACACAGCGTGCAATAAACTGAGCGGAGATGAATGTTTAATCACGTCAGATGGCGTGCAGTGTGGGATGGCGGCGGCTGCACGCTCGGTAATGACGGCGTTAATGTCAGCATTTTATTTATAGTTATTGGTTGTTCCGGTgttaaagaggaagaggaataaatatttattaaaagtgtcaatgtttttattccagtttaaaatgtttgttcagCCGATGCAGATTCAAGCTACAACATAAAAATGATTTCAAGATGTTTCGATCCACGGCGGCCATGTTTGACTTGATGTATTTATGACGTCATGTGTTCCTGAGCGGGTGGAGTCTGATGTTTGTTGGTCTGGTTTCAGGACCTGGGTTCGTCTGCGGGCTCCAAGAGGCCGACGTGTGTGATCCTGATCAAACCTCACCCGGACTATCAGGACGCGTACGACGAGTGTGCGCAGGAGGTGAGCGGCCTGCCCAAACCGCTCTGAGGCGGCAGCCAATCCAAGAGCAGTTCTGCGCCGAGATCACAGGAAACCCTCCTGTTCTTCTCACGGTTGTCTTTTTAAcgtttgtgtgtctgcaccTGATTAATGAACGTAACGAGACGTAAATATGACGACGTTTCAGGCGATGGATGGCGAAGCTAGGCTAACAGTTTTATGCTAGGCTAGGCTAACAGTTTCCCCCtgcttccagtctttatgctaagctaggctaacattGTGCTGGACGTCAGAGCGAGGAGATTaaataaatcttttctttttttcaaactgtaaataaacagtcAGCTGTTGTCTTTTCATGATGTCACTGCACGGTGATAAAAatgaattttcaacttttttctaaaacaaacgATTTATCATgaatttattttagaaatatcAACAGTTTTGTGGATAAATCAGAAACAATCTGGATTCTCAGTTTGAATGTTTGGAGCTTTAAAGACTTAACCTTCTTCTGTGGTTTCTCTTCAGACTCTCTGGAGGTTTCTGAGTTTCTCGTGTTGTTAAAACGTTTACTTTGAATTctttatgaaagttttttttattaaaaaagtgAACTGACTGTTTGTAGTTTCTTTGTCACTCtttggccctttttcaaaccatcCCCTACACATTCTGTGACGGTGTGCACCCCGTTAGAAGTCACACTCTCAGCTGAATGAAGtccccttcatcaaggtgtagggtagaaatacagcgcCAGGCTTTGGGActaacttccctctctcagtggaaacaggagctgtgtgttaccatggttactcagcggtatcttgcgggaacagctttttttgtagctaatgcattctgtaaaaatgtttatgtagcctagattattcttctttagttatattagtgtagacttataacaaaac contains the following coding sequences:
- the LOC109983517 gene encoding cornifelin homolog B-like, which encodes MNLSVRTQPHPLGAFSDDVAEWSSGICDCCNDTRECCFAFCCCPCFACITSKALGQCLCLPLLDICGACTCPITMSMRVSVRHRYGIRGSLCTDCVCSVFCQSCVWCQISREMKSRELPAVLGDIISR
- the nhp2 gene encoding H/ACA ribonucleoprotein complex subunit 2-like protein — protein: MTKTKKEKLPVDAEEPVAADGTERSYQDLVANVNPIAQPLASKKLSKKLYKCVKKAAKVKNIRRGVKEVQKFINKGEKGIVVLAGDTLPIDVYCHLPVMCEDRSMPYAYIPSKVDLGSSAGSKRPTCVILIKPHPDYQDAYDECAQEVSGLPKPL